In Drosophila innubila isolate TH190305 unplaced genomic scaffold, UK_Dinn_1.0 50_U_U, whole genome shotgun sequence, the DNA window GCCAGCGCCTGTGTCAGGTGCTGAGCCAGCTGCCGAATTGGAGACGGCTGATCAGAAGGTGGAAGAAACGACGATACATCACTCCAAGTTTCGCGAACAGGAAATGAAAGAGCATCCACAGCCAGCA includes these proteins:
- the LOC117793256 gene encoding synaptotagmin 1-like, with the protein product MPPNSISETEPEPAPVSGAEPAAELETADQKVEETTIHHSKFREQEMKEHPQPANQRIAQVESTTPKTTTEA